In the genome of Notamacropus eugenii isolate mMacEug1 chromosome 5, mMacEug1.pri_v2, whole genome shotgun sequence, one region contains:
- the LOC140508086 gene encoding uncharacterized protein isoform X1 has product MAPGSHSIPVQELVTFKDVAVDFSMEEWGLLDHGQKELYKEVMLENAQNLLSLGLPVPREDWVSHLEQGGLRNCCLDAETRFDEEIRADLKMTSGSSFSHYSEYGDYLAEHQRTHIVEKKYEYIQHGKTFQKCPSVADYKRVHTKGKHLECHECGKAFRDNYSLIVHLRVHTGEKPYECHECGKAFSVHSYLIKHQRIHSGEKPYVCNQCGKAFRCSFSFASHKRIHTGEKPYECNECGKAFTRHSNLASHKRIHTGEKPLGCHECGKAFRDNYSLIVHQRIHTGEKPYVCSQCGKAFTQNSHLTHHHRSHTGEKPYKCSQCGKAFTQSSHLNHHQRIHSGEKPYVCNQCGKAFRCRFSFASHQRIHTGDKPYQCDQCEKAFTRHSNLTAHKRIHTGEKPYKCNQCGNTFTQRANLTDHQRIHTGEKPYECNECGQAFTQHSHLTHHQRSHSREKPYECLECGETFNVLSSLTKHQRIHTGGKASLISLMWNIIQA; this is encoded by the exons ATGGCCCCTGGGAGCCACAGCATCCCAGTCCAG GAGCtggtgacattcaaggatgtggctgtggacttcaGCATGGAGGAGTGGGGTCTGTTGGACCATGGACAGAAAGAGCTGTAcaaggaggtcatgctggagaatgctCAGAACCTGCTCTCCCTGG GACTTCCAGTTCCCAGAGAAGATTGGGTCTCCCATTTGGAGCAAGGAGGCCTGAGGAACTGCTGTCTAG ATGCAGAGACCAGGTTTGATGAAGAGATAAGAGCAGATCTGAAAATGACCTCTGGGAGCAGCTTTTCCCATTATAGCGAATACGGCGATTATCTTGCTGAACATCAGAGAACCCACATTGTTGAGAAGAAATATGAATACATTCAACATGGCAAAACTTTCCAAAAGTGTCCTAGTGTTGCTGACTATAAGAGAGTCCACACTAAAGGGAAACACCTTGAATGCCATGAATGTGGTAAAGCTTTTAGAGACAACTATTCCCTTATTGTACATTTGAGagttcacactggagagaaaccatatgagtGCCATGAATGTGGTAAAGCTTTTAGTGTACACTCTTATCTGattaaacatcagagaattcacagtggagagaaaccttatgtatgtaatcaatgtggaaaggctttcagatgcAGCTTCAGTTTTGCTTCACATAAGAGAATCCACACGGGAGAGAAACCTTACGAATGTAAtgagtgtggaaaggctttcacaagaCACTCCAATCTTGCTTCACAtaagagaatccatactggagagaaacctcttGGATGCCATGAATGTGGTAAAGCTTTTAGGGATAACTATTCCCTtattgtacatcagagaatccacactggggagaaaccttatgTATGtagtcaatgtggaaaggctttcacgcAGAACTCCCATCTTACTCATCACCATAGaagccacactggagagaagccttataaatgtagtcagtgtggaaaggctttcacacagaGTTCCCATCTTAATcatcatcagagaattcacagtggagagaaaccttacgtgtgtaatcagtgtggaaaggctttccgATGCCGCTTCAGTTTTGcctcacatcagagaatccacactggagacaAACCATATCAATGTGACCAGTGTGAAAAGGCTTTCACAAGGCACTCCAATCTTACTGCACataagagaattcacactggagagaaaccttataaatgcaaTCAGTGTGGAAACACTTTCACACAGAGAGCCAATCTTACTgatcatcagagaatccacactggagagaaaccatatgaatgtaatgaatgtggacaAGCTTTCACACAGCACTCCCATCTTACTCATCATCAGAGAAGCCACAGcagagagaaaccttatgagtgtCTGGAATGTGGGGAAACTTTCAATGTCCTTTCATCCCTTactaaacatcagagaatccatactggaggaAAAGCCTCATTAATATCCTTAATGTGGAATATCATTCAAGCTTAA
- the LOC140508077 gene encoding uncharacterized protein isoform X2 — protein sequence MLENAQNMLFLGLPVPREDWVSHLEQGGLRNSCPDAETRFDVKRMSTNLKVTSRNDCSHYSEDRDYLAEHQRTHIVEKQYECTQHGKPFRKSSSVVKHKRIHTKEKPPECHERDKSFRDHYSLTVHQRVHMGEKPYMCLQCGKVFSVCSSLIEHQKVHSGEKRSECNQCGKTFRYKSNLAKHQRIHSGEKPYECNQCGKTFRYHSSLGPHKRIHSGEKPYECNQCGKTFRANSNLDAHKRSHTGERPYECNQCGKAFRCRSNFAAHKRIHSGEKPYTCNQCGKAFMYRFQLALHQRIHTGEKPYKCNECGKTFRHNSSFAAHKRIHTGEKPYNCTKCGKTFRDNSSFAKHQRIHSGEKPYECNQCGKAFHRNSKLRLHQRIHSKEKPYECNQCGKTFTEQWYLVKHQRSHTGKKPYECDQCGKAFSRSSWFAAHKRIHSGKKPYECNQCEKTFKDKSNFAKHQRIHNGEKPYECSQCGKAFRDKSNFAAHKRIHTGEKPYECNQCGKAFRCSSSFSAHKRSHTGEKPYKCNQCGKTFRYSSRFAEHKRIHSGEKPYECSQCEKTFEYKSNFAKHQRIHSGEKPYECNQCGRAFRDKSNFAEHQRIHTGEKPYECDQCGKAFRGSSGFSAHKRIHTGEKPYECLECGKAFSVHNYLIKHKKIHTRDT from the exons atgctggagaatgctCAGAACATGCTTTTCCTAG GACTTCCAGTTCCCAGAGAAGATTGGGTCTCCCATTTGGAGCAAGGAGGCCTGAGGAACTCCTGTCCAG ATGCAGAGACCAGGTTTGATGTGAAAAGGATGAGTACAAATCTGAAAGTGACTTCACGGAATGACTGTTCTCATTATAGTGAAGACAGAGATTATCTTGCTGAACATCAGAGAACTCACATTGTTGAGAAACAATATGAATGCACTCAACATGGAAAGCCTTTCAGAAAGAGCTCTAGTGTTGTTAAACATAAGAGAATACACACTAAAGAGAAACCTCCTGAGTGTCATGAACGTGATAAATCTTTTAGGGACCACTATTCCCTTACTGTACATCAGAGAGTCCACATGGGAGAAAAACCTTACATGTGTCTTCAATGTGGTAAAGTTTTTAGTGTATGCTCTTCTCTTATTGAACATCAGAAagtccacagtggagagaaacgtTCTgagtgtaatcaatgtggaaagactttcagatacAAATCAAATCttgctaaacatcagagaatccacagtggagagaaaccttatgaatgtaatcaatgtggaaagactttcagatacCACTCCAGTCTTGGTCCACATAAGAGAattcacagtggagagaaaccttacgaatgtaatcaatgtggaaagacttttagaGCCAACTCAAATCTTGATGCACATAAGAGAAGCCACACTGGAGAGagaccttatgaatgtaatcaatgtgggaaggctttcagaTGCCGCTCCAATTTTGCTGCACATAAAagaatccacagtggagagaaaccttatacatgtaatcaatgtggaaaggctttcatgtACCGTTTCCAACTTGCCcttcatcagagaatccacactggagagaaaccttataaatgtaatgaatgtggaaagactttccgACACAACTCCAGTTTTGCTGCACATAAGAGAATCCATACTGGTGAGAAACCTTATAATTGTACtaagtgtggaaagactttcagagacAACTCCAGTTttgctaaacatcagagaatccatagtggagaaaaaccttatgagtgtaatcagtgtggaaaggctttccatAGAAACTCCAAGCTTCGgttacatcagagaatccacagcaaagagaaaccttatgaatgtaatcaatgtggaaagacttttacaGAGCAGTGGTATCTTGTTAAACATCAGAGAAGCCAcactggaaagaaaccttatgaatgtgatcaatgtggaaaggctttcagtcGCAGCTCCTGGTTTGCTGCTCATAAGAGAATCCACAgtggaaagaaaccttatgaatgtaatcagtgtgaaaagactttcaaagacaagTCCAATTttgctaaacatcagagaatccacaatgGAGAGAAACCTTACGAATGTAgtcaatgtggaaaagccttcagagACAAGTCAAATTTTGCTGCACAtaagagaatccatactggagagaaaccttatgaatgtaatcaatgtggaaaggctttcagatgcAGCTCTAGTTTTTCTGCACATAAGAGAagtcacactggagagaaaccttataaatgtaaccAGTGTGGAAAAACTTTCAGATACAGTTCCAGGTTTGCTGAACATAAGAGgatccacagtggagagaaaccttatgaatgcagtCAATGTGAAAAGACTTTCGAATACAAATCGAATTttgctaaacatcagagaatccacagtggagagaaaccttatgaatgcaaccAATGTGGAAGGGCTTTCAGAGACAAATCAAATTTTGcggaacatcagagaattcacactggagagaaaccttatgaatgtgatcagtgtggaaaggctttcagaggcAGCTCTGGTTTTTCTGCACataagagaattcacactggTGAGAAACCTTATGAGTGTCTGGAATGTGGTAAAGCTTTTAGTGTACACAATTATCTTATTAAACATAAGAAAATCCACACAAGAGATACCTGA
- the LOC140508077 gene encoding uncharacterized protein isoform X1 — MAPGSHSIPIQELVTFKDVAVDFSLEEWGLLDHGQKELYKEVMLENAQNMLFLGLPVPREDWVSHLEQGGLRNSCPDAETRFDVKRMSTNLKVTSRNDCSHYSEDRDYLAEHQRTHIVEKQYECTQHGKPFRKSSSVVKHKRIHTKEKPPECHERDKSFRDHYSLTVHQRVHMGEKPYMCLQCGKVFSVCSSLIEHQKVHSGEKRSECNQCGKTFRYKSNLAKHQRIHSGEKPYECNQCGKTFRYHSSLGPHKRIHSGEKPYECNQCGKTFRANSNLDAHKRSHTGERPYECNQCGKAFRCRSNFAAHKRIHSGEKPYTCNQCGKAFMYRFQLALHQRIHTGEKPYKCNECGKTFRHNSSFAAHKRIHTGEKPYNCTKCGKTFRDNSSFAKHQRIHSGEKPYECNQCGKAFHRNSKLRLHQRIHSKEKPYECNQCGKTFTEQWYLVKHQRSHTGKKPYECDQCGKAFSRSSWFAAHKRIHSGKKPYECNQCEKTFKDKSNFAKHQRIHNGEKPYECSQCGKAFRDKSNFAAHKRIHTGEKPYECNQCGKAFRCSSSFSAHKRSHTGEKPYKCNQCGKTFRYSSRFAEHKRIHSGEKPYECSQCEKTFEYKSNFAKHQRIHSGEKPYECNQCGRAFRDKSNFAEHQRIHTGEKPYECDQCGKAFRGSSGFSAHKRIHTGEKPYECLECGKAFSVHNYLIKHKKIHTRDT; from the exons ATGGCCCCTGGGAGCCACAGCATCCCAATCCAG gagttggtgacattcaaggatgtggctgtggacttcaGCCTGGAGGAGTGGGGTCTGTTGGACCATGGACAGAAAGAGCTGTAcaaggaggtcatgctggagaatgctCAGAACATGCTTTTCCTAG GACTTCCAGTTCCCAGAGAAGATTGGGTCTCCCATTTGGAGCAAGGAGGCCTGAGGAACTCCTGTCCAG ATGCAGAGACCAGGTTTGATGTGAAAAGGATGAGTACAAATCTGAAAGTGACTTCACGGAATGACTGTTCTCATTATAGTGAAGACAGAGATTATCTTGCTGAACATCAGAGAACTCACATTGTTGAGAAACAATATGAATGCACTCAACATGGAAAGCCTTTCAGAAAGAGCTCTAGTGTTGTTAAACATAAGAGAATACACACTAAAGAGAAACCTCCTGAGTGTCATGAACGTGATAAATCTTTTAGGGACCACTATTCCCTTACTGTACATCAGAGAGTCCACATGGGAGAAAAACCTTACATGTGTCTTCAATGTGGTAAAGTTTTTAGTGTATGCTCTTCTCTTATTGAACATCAGAAagtccacagtggagagaaacgtTCTgagtgtaatcaatgtggaaagactttcagatacAAATCAAATCttgctaaacatcagagaatccacagtggagagaaaccttatgaatgtaatcaatgtggaaagactttcagatacCACTCCAGTCTTGGTCCACATAAGAGAattcacagtggagagaaaccttacgaatgtaatcaatgtggaaagacttttagaGCCAACTCAAATCTTGATGCACATAAGAGAAGCCACACTGGAGAGagaccttatgaatgtaatcaatgtgggaaggctttcagaTGCCGCTCCAATTTTGCTGCACATAAAagaatccacagtggagagaaaccttatacatgtaatcaatgtggaaaggctttcatgtACCGTTTCCAACTTGCCcttcatcagagaatccacactggagagaaaccttataaatgtaatgaatgtggaaagactttccgACACAACTCCAGTTTTGCTGCACATAAGAGAATCCATACTGGTGAGAAACCTTATAATTGTACtaagtgtggaaagactttcagagacAACTCCAGTTttgctaaacatcagagaatccatagtggagaaaaaccttatgagtgtaatcagtgtggaaaggctttccatAGAAACTCCAAGCTTCGgttacatcagagaatccacagcaaagagaaaccttatgaatgtaatcaatgtggaaagacttttacaGAGCAGTGGTATCTTGTTAAACATCAGAGAAGCCAcactggaaagaaaccttatgaatgtgatcaatgtggaaaggctttcagtcGCAGCTCCTGGTTTGCTGCTCATAAGAGAATCCACAgtggaaagaaaccttatgaatgtaatcagtgtgaaaagactttcaaagacaagTCCAATTttgctaaacatcagagaatccacaatgGAGAGAAACCTTACGAATGTAgtcaatgtggaaaagccttcagagACAAGTCAAATTTTGCTGCACAtaagagaatccatactggagagaaaccttatgaatgtaatcaatgtggaaaggctttcagatgcAGCTCTAGTTTTTCTGCACATAAGAGAagtcacactggagagaaaccttataaatgtaaccAGTGTGGAAAAACTTTCAGATACAGTTCCAGGTTTGCTGAACATAAGAGgatccacagtggagagaaaccttatgaatgcagtCAATGTGAAAAGACTTTCGAATACAAATCGAATTttgctaaacatcagagaatccacagtggagagaaaccttatgaatgcaaccAATGTGGAAGGGCTTTCAGAGACAAATCAAATTTTGcggaacatcagagaattcacactggagagaaaccttatgaatgtgatcagtgtggaaaggctttcagaggcAGCTCTGGTTTTTCTGCACataagagaattcacactggTGAGAAACCTTATGAGTGTCTGGAATGTGGTAAAGCTTTTAGTGTACACAATTATCTTATTAAACATAAGAAAATCCACACAAGAGATACCTGA
- the LOC140508086 gene encoding uncharacterized protein isoform X2, which produces MEEWGLLDHGQKELYKEVMLENAQNLLSLGLPVPREDWVSHLEQGGLRNCCLDAETRFDEEIRADLKMTSGSSFSHYSEYGDYLAEHQRTHIVEKKYEYIQHGKTFQKCPSVADYKRVHTKGKHLECHECGKAFRDNYSLIVHLRVHTGEKPYECHECGKAFSVHSYLIKHQRIHSGEKPYVCNQCGKAFRCSFSFASHKRIHTGEKPYECNECGKAFTRHSNLASHKRIHTGEKPLGCHECGKAFRDNYSLIVHQRIHTGEKPYVCSQCGKAFTQNSHLTHHHRSHTGEKPYKCSQCGKAFTQSSHLNHHQRIHSGEKPYVCNQCGKAFRCRFSFASHQRIHTGDKPYQCDQCEKAFTRHSNLTAHKRIHTGEKPYKCNQCGNTFTQRANLTDHQRIHTGEKPYECNECGQAFTQHSHLTHHQRSHSREKPYECLECGETFNVLSSLTKHQRIHTGGKASLISLMWNIIQA; this is translated from the exons ATGGAGGAGTGGGGTCTGTTGGACCATGGACAGAAAGAGCTGTAcaaggaggtcatgctggagaatgctCAGAACCTGCTCTCCCTGG GACTTCCAGTTCCCAGAGAAGATTGGGTCTCCCATTTGGAGCAAGGAGGCCTGAGGAACTGCTGTCTAG ATGCAGAGACCAGGTTTGATGAAGAGATAAGAGCAGATCTGAAAATGACCTCTGGGAGCAGCTTTTCCCATTATAGCGAATACGGCGATTATCTTGCTGAACATCAGAGAACCCACATTGTTGAGAAGAAATATGAATACATTCAACATGGCAAAACTTTCCAAAAGTGTCCTAGTGTTGCTGACTATAAGAGAGTCCACACTAAAGGGAAACACCTTGAATGCCATGAATGTGGTAAAGCTTTTAGAGACAACTATTCCCTTATTGTACATTTGAGagttcacactggagagaaaccatatgagtGCCATGAATGTGGTAAAGCTTTTAGTGTACACTCTTATCTGattaaacatcagagaattcacagtggagagaaaccttatgtatgtaatcaatgtggaaaggctttcagatgcAGCTTCAGTTTTGCTTCACATAAGAGAATCCACACGGGAGAGAAACCTTACGAATGTAAtgagtgtggaaaggctttcacaagaCACTCCAATCTTGCTTCACAtaagagaatccatactggagagaaacctcttGGATGCCATGAATGTGGTAAAGCTTTTAGGGATAACTATTCCCTtattgtacatcagagaatccacactggggagaaaccttatgTATGtagtcaatgtggaaaggctttcacgcAGAACTCCCATCTTACTCATCACCATAGaagccacactggagagaagccttataaatgtagtcagtgtggaaaggctttcacacagaGTTCCCATCTTAATcatcatcagagaattcacagtggagagaaaccttacgtgtgtaatcagtgtggaaaggctttccgATGCCGCTTCAGTTTTGcctcacatcagagaatccacactggagacaAACCATATCAATGTGACCAGTGTGAAAAGGCTTTCACAAGGCACTCCAATCTTACTGCACataagagaattcacactggagagaaaccttataaatgcaaTCAGTGTGGAAACACTTTCACACAGAGAGCCAATCTTACTgatcatcagagaatccacactggagagaaaccatatgaatgtaatgaatgtggacaAGCTTTCACACAGCACTCCCATCTTACTCATCATCAGAGAAGCCACAGcagagagaaaccttatgagtgtCTGGAATGTGGGGAAACTTTCAATGTCCTTTCATCCCTTactaaacatcagagaatccatactggaggaAAAGCCTCATTAATATCCTTAATGTGGAATATCATTCAAGCTTAA